In Arthrobacter sp. QXT-31, one genomic interval encodes:
- a CDS encoding PRC and DUF2382 domain-containing protein, whose translation MITNEHIDRLLAGHGNVVGTDGDKIGGVGQVYADDNGGQPTWVTVKTGLFGTRESFVPLEGARVDGDDIVVPYTKDQVKDAPGVDPDGHLDPAEEDRLYQHYSLNGGGQRTYTDTTTGRDDRDTTIAGGYRDTTDTSADREYDARGTVGHDTSGPTTDDAMTRSEERLNVGTERQATGRARLRKYVTTENVTKTVPVQREEVRVEREPITDANRDAALRGPDISEEEHEVILHEERPVVDKETVPVERVRLDKDTVTEQETVTEEVRKERIDTDELDETRR comes from the coding sequence ATGATCACCAACGAACATATCGACCGACTGCTCGCCGGCCACGGCAACGTCGTGGGCACCGACGGGGACAAGATCGGCGGCGTGGGCCAGGTCTACGCTGACGACAACGGCGGCCAGCCCACCTGGGTCACGGTCAAGACCGGCCTGTTCGGCACCCGCGAATCCTTCGTTCCGCTCGAGGGAGCACGGGTGGACGGCGATGACATCGTGGTCCCCTACACCAAGGACCAGGTCAAGGACGCCCCGGGCGTGGACCCGGACGGACACCTGGATCCGGCCGAGGAAGACAGGCTCTACCAGCACTACAGCCTCAACGGCGGCGGCCAGCGCACCTACACGGACACCACCACCGGCCGGGACGACAGGGACACCACCATCGCCGGCGGCTACAGGGACACCACGGACACGAGCGCGGACCGGGAATACGATGCGCGCGGAACGGTAGGCCACGACACCTCCGGACCCACGACCGATGACGCGATGACCCGCTCCGAGGAGCGCCTGAACGTCGGCACCGAACGGCAGGCAACCGGCCGGGCCCGGCTGCGCAAGTACGTCACCACCGAGAACGTCACCAAGACAGTCCCGGTCCAGCGCGAAGAGGTCAGGGTGGAGCGTGAGCCGATCACGGACGCCAACCGCGACGCCGCCCTCCGCGGACCGGACATCAGCGAGGAAGAACACGAAGTCATCCTCCACGAGGAACGTCCCGTCGTTGATAAGGAAACCGTTCCAGTCGAGCGGGTCCGCCTGGACAAGGACACCGTCACCGAGCAGGAAACCGTCACCGAAGAGGTCCGCAAGGAACGCATCGACACCGACGAGTTGGACGAGACCCGGCGCTAG
- a CDS encoding DUF3090 domain-containing protein: MPTRVHEFVWPDRVVIGTVGVPGARTFYLQVRAGTEIVSIALEKQQSALLAEKIDEILDQLITVEGNRFSVPTGTPIELVDNDPLEAVEEQFRTGAMSLGWDPTTAHVVIEAYPITDVDAGDNGESLDQDGNDVPEMLLVRMPVGAARAFAKRTREVVGAGRPICPLCGNPMDVGGHICTPPEV; the protein is encoded by the coding sequence ATGCCTACACGTGTTCACGAGTTTGTCTGGCCCGATCGCGTCGTCATCGGCACCGTCGGCGTTCCGGGCGCGCGCACGTTCTATCTGCAGGTACGCGCAGGGACGGAAATTGTTTCTATCGCTCTGGAGAAGCAGCAATCCGCTCTGCTCGCCGAGAAAATTGACGAGATTCTCGATCAGCTCATCACCGTCGAAGGCAACCGCTTCAGTGTTCCAACCGGGACTCCCATCGAATTGGTCGACAATGATCCGCTGGAGGCCGTTGAGGAGCAGTTTCGAACCGGCGCAATGAGCCTAGGGTGGGATCCGACGACGGCGCATGTGGTCATAGAGGCTTACCCCATCACCGATGTCGACGCTGGTGACAACGGCGAATCCCTTGATCAGGACGGCAATGACGTACCCGAAATGCTGTTGGTGCGGATGCCGGTAGGCGCCGCCCGCGCCTTCGCCAAGCGCACACGTGAGGTAGTAGGCGCCGGACGTCCCATATGCCCGCTCTGTGGTAACCCTATGGACGTCGGCGGACATATCTGCACTCCTCCCGAGGTCTGA